Proteins encoded together in one Neobacillus sp. FSL H8-0543 window:
- a CDS encoding cytochrome c maturation protein CcmE gives MKKNTIVMLGGFIIAGAIVFLLMAATPGSSGIELTMKDLLANQEKHKDDFVTVEGLLIEESIKWNADDIELKFDLKDNDGNLMHVIHNGTRPDNFSEGVIVILQGSPTKKDTFVAETVKTRCPSKYEGEDIENYDPKNHEKLLDQPPTQTDDAK, from the coding sequence ATGAAAAAGAACACAATTGTAATGCTAGGCGGCTTTATTATTGCAGGTGCTATTGTTTTCTTGCTAATGGCAGCAACACCGGGATCAAGTGGAATTGAATTAACAATGAAGGACCTTTTAGCTAACCAGGAAAAACATAAAGATGACTTTGTAACGGTAGAAGGATTATTAATTGAAGAATCTATCAAATGGAATGCAGATGATATTGAATTAAAGTTTGATTTAAAAGATAACGACGGCAACCTGATGCATGTTATTCATAACGGTACGAGACCAGATAACTTCTCAGAGGGAGTAATTGTTATTCTTCAAGGTTCACCAACGAAGAAAGACACCTTTGTTGCGGAAACTGTTAAAACAAGATGTCCTTCTAAATATGAAGGTGAAGACATCGAAAACTATGATCCTAAAAATCATGAAAAATTATTAGACCAGCCACCAACGCAAACAGATGACGCAAAATAA
- a CDS encoding rhodanese-like domain-containing protein, translating to MKKILAIIAIFLLAGCTRGSFENVSSEKAKEMIDQGDVIVLDVRNLDEYNSGHIPESELLPLPEIEGMSEELDKDKSYLVVCRSGNRSQQAADILLEKGFKKIYNMTGGMNEWSYEIEN from the coding sequence TTGAAAAAGATATTAGCTATTATTGCAATTTTTTTGCTAGCTGGTTGTACGCGTGGATCCTTCGAAAATGTTTCAAGTGAGAAGGCCAAAGAAATGATTGATCAGGGAGATGTAATCGTCCTTGATGTTAGGAATCTGGACGAATACAATAGTGGACATATTCCAGAGTCTGAGTTACTTCCCTTGCCAGAAATTGAAGGAATGAGTGAGGAGCTGGATAAAGATAAAAGTTATCTAGTGGTTTGCCGAAGCGGAAATCGTTCACAGCAGGCTGCTGATATCCTCTTAGAAAAAGGATTTAAAAAAATATATAACATGACAGGTGGTATGAATGAATGGTCATATGAGATTGAAAATTAA
- a CDS encoding c-type cytochrome, producing MKKILYSLYIIIIIGIIVCVLNSDLFNNEKSKAIAAGEKVYNQQCLICHGEKGRGEGKNAGTAINNQNYLNAVSDKDIYNSIKYGREKTPMPSYDPRLSETDLNNLVAFIREWQIEEIDFDVPKTIAGNTENGEKVYNLYCLSCHGEAGSGKIKMGTALANPQYLKYTSDQQIWIGTAYGREDTRMGPSLKGLDGVRQLKKEEITDVVSYIRSIKTKEDIENDYLEP from the coding sequence ATGAAAAAAATATTATATAGCCTTTACATTATCATCATTATTGGAATTATTGTTTGCGTACTAAATAGTGATCTTTTTAATAACGAAAAATCGAAAGCAATAGCTGCTGGAGAAAAAGTTTATAATCAGCAATGTTTGATCTGCCATGGTGAAAAAGGTAGAGGTGAAGGCAAAAATGCCGGAACTGCTATTAATAATCAAAACTATTTAAATGCTGTCTCTGATAAAGATATCTATAACAGCATTAAATATGGCAGAGAAAAGACACCAATGCCCTCCTATGATCCAAGACTATCCGAAACAGATTTGAATAATCTTGTCGCATTTATTAGGGAATGGCAAATAGAAGAAATAGATTTTGATGTGCCAAAAACAATTGCTGGTAATACTGAAAATGGTGAAAAGGTTTATAATCTATATTGCCTTAGCTGCCATGGTGAAGCCGGATCGGGTAAAATAAAGATGGGTACAGCCCTGGCAAACCCGCAATATTTGAAATACACTTCTGACCAGCAAATATGGATTGGAACTGCCTATGGACGTGAGGATACACGGATGGGGCCTTCTTTAAAGGGTCTTGACGGCGTTCGTCAGCTGAAAAAAGAGGAAATAACGGATGTTGTAAGTTATATTCGTTCAATAAAAACAAAAGAAGATATTGAAAATGACTACCTTGAACCTTGA
- the spoIIIAD gene encoding stage III sporulation protein AD, with amino-acid sequence MEIIKIVGVALVATFLALIIKEQKPNFAFLLIVFVGCVIFLFLIDKIYEIIHMLEKLAVNANVNLVYIETILKIIGIAYIAEFAAQITKDAGQGALASKIELAGKILILAMAIPILTVMIETIIKLIPS; translated from the coding sequence ATTGAAATTATTAAAATAGTCGGTGTGGCTCTTGTTGCAACCTTTCTTGCTTTAATAATAAAGGAGCAAAAACCTAACTTTGCCTTCCTCTTAATTGTATTTGTAGGCTGTGTCATCTTTCTTTTTTTAATTGATAAAATCTATGAAATCATCCATATGCTTGAAAAGCTAGCGGTGAATGCAAATGTAAATTTGGTTTATATAGAAACAATCCTGAAGATTATAGGAATTGCCTATATTGCAGAATTTGCTGCACAAATTACCAAGGATGCTGGCCAGGGTGCACTAGCTTCAAAAATAGAATTAGCAGGCAAAATACTAATTCTAGCGATGGCTATACCAATTTTGACCGTTATGATTGAAACCATTATCAAGCTCATTCCAAGCTAA
- the spoIIIAA gene encoding stage III sporulation protein AA, with protein METILKFLPKNIASIISKIPPDQKDELEEIRIRINRPIEIMLKGAPKFLPYIIQQEDAFHLMNKISQFSIYTLEEELKRGYITVSGGHRIGLAGKVILEEGMVKAIRDIASFNIRIAKEQLGIAEWITPYLFKDTWMHTMIIGPPQTGKTTLLRDIARIISSGHKRKEIPAFKVGIVDERSEIAGCVNGIPQMSFGHRVDVLDACPKAEGMMMMIRSMSPDVLVVDEIGRAEDAEAIQEAVNAGIKLIMTTHGSSMDEIRKRPSLKNIIDQKIFQRFIVLNRASGPGTVTHILDEDGKEMNHKKVRVT; from the coding sequence GTGGAAACAATCCTAAAATTCTTACCAAAAAATATTGCCAGCATTATTAGTAAAATCCCTCCTGATCAAAAAGATGAGTTGGAAGAAATTCGGATTCGAATTAATCGGCCGATAGAAATAATGTTAAAGGGAGCCCCCAAATTTTTACCGTATATTATTCAGCAAGAGGATGCTTTCCATTTGATGAATAAGATTAGCCAGTTCTCTATTTATACGCTCGAGGAGGAGTTAAAGCGAGGGTATATAACTGTTTCTGGAGGGCATCGAATTGGTCTAGCTGGTAAGGTCATTCTTGAAGAGGGTATGGTAAAAGCGATAAGGGATATTGCTTCATTTAATATTCGGATTGCTAAGGAACAATTAGGAATTGCCGAATGGATTACTCCTTATTTATTCAAGGATACCTGGATGCATACGATGATTATCGGGCCGCCCCAAACTGGGAAAACGACGTTGCTGCGTGATATCGCCCGAATCATTTCTTCAGGACATAAGCGTAAGGAGATACCGGCTTTCAAGGTGGGAATTGTTGATGAACGGTCAGAAATAGCTGGCTGTGTTAATGGAATCCCGCAAATGTCGTTTGGACATCGTGTAGACGTCCTTGATGCATGCCCAAAAGCAGAGGGAATGATGATGATGATTCGCTCGATGAGCCCGGATGTTTTAGTGGTTGATGAAATTGGTCGGGCGGAGGATGCTGAAGCGATACAAGAGGCCGTAAATGCTGGTATAAAGCTAATTATGACCACACATGGGTCCAGTATGGATGAAATCAGGAAAAGACCTTCATTAAAAAATATCATTGACCAAAAGATTTTCCAAAGGTTCATTGTTTTAAACCGTGCTTCAGGGCCGGGAACCGTTACACATATTTTAGATGAAGACGGAAAAGAAATGAACCACAAAAAAGTGAGAGTGACGTAA
- a CDS encoding heme exporter protein CcmB — protein sequence MLKAALTIAQKDLLSELKTKQVLGTMIIFAGLVILVLSFAFDPANNTTKAVIPGAVWIIIVFSGILGLNRSLVSEQRNDTMHGLLVAPMDASSIFLGKFFANFMMIMIVEIVSIPFLFLLFDFEVTGSILYFILVLFIGSFGFIAIGTFLAALASNSKSSEMLLPLLLFPITSPILIGVTQATKIILTNMEKLPNALAWMQLVAAYDVIFFVLCFLLIEYVLEV from the coding sequence ATGTTAAAAGCAGCCCTCACAATTGCCCAAAAAGATTTACTCTCAGAATTAAAAACAAAACAAGTATTAGGGACAATGATTATATTTGCAGGGTTAGTCATCTTAGTTTTAAGCTTTGCATTTGACCCTGCAAATAACACCACAAAGGCTGTTATTCCCGGAGCGGTTTGGATTATCATTGTTTTTTCAGGAATATTAGGCCTTAATCGCTCGCTGGTATCTGAGCAAAGAAATGACACCATGCATGGGTTATTGGTTGCACCAATGGATGCATCGAGTATTTTTTTAGGAAAGTTTTTCGCTAATTTCATGATGATCATGATTGTTGAAATTGTTTCGATACCGTTTCTATTCCTATTATTTGACTTCGAAGTTACTGGCAGTATTTTATATTTTATACTAGTTTTATTTATTGGCAGTTTTGGCTTTATAGCAATTGGAACCTTTTTAGCAGCACTTGCTTCCAATTCGAAGAGCAGTGAAATGTTGCTCCCGCTACTACTGTTTCCTATTACTAGTCCTATCTTAATAGGTGTTACTCAAGCAACAAAAATCATTCTAACAAATATGGAGAAATTACCGAATGCTCTTGCATGGATGCAATTGGTCGCGGCTTATGACGTAATCTTCTTTGTTCTTTGTTTTTTACTAATCGAATATGTGCTGGAGGTTTAA
- a CDS encoding CcmD family protein, giving the protein MGFMYAAYSVVWLVIFGYMLIIGKRHSNLKKEIEFLKQLDN; this is encoded by the coding sequence ATGGGATTCATGTATGCTGCATATTCAGTTGTCTGGTTAGTTATTTTCGGATATATGTTAATTATTGGGAAGCGTCACAGCAACCTTAAGAAGGAAATAGAGTTTTTAAAACAACTAGATAACTAA
- the spoIIIAB gene encoding stage III sporulation protein SpoIIIAB: MVKLLGAIFIIVATTWTGFEAAKHLSERPRQLRQLKSALQSLEAEIMYGHTPLHEAARRLAAQLTKPLSSFFEGFAKKLTDTETTVKDAWEASLNEVWKQTALKQGEFEIMKQFGETLGRHDRFSQQKHIMLTLSHLEREEADAIDKQVRYEKMAKSLGFFSGLLLIILLI, translated from the coding sequence ATGGTTAAGTTACTTGGTGCCATTTTTATCATTGTTGCAACCACTTGGACAGGGTTTGAGGCCGCTAAACACCTAAGTGAACGCCCTAGACAGCTAAGACAACTCAAATCCGCTCTGCAATCGCTAGAAGCTGAAATTATGTATGGTCATACTCCTTTGCATGAAGCTGCTAGGAGATTAGCTGCTCAATTAACAAAGCCTCTCTCCTCATTTTTCGAAGGTTTTGCGAAGAAGTTAACAGATACGGAAACGACTGTAAAGGATGCATGGGAAGCCAGCTTGAATGAGGTATGGAAACAGACAGCCTTAAAGCAAGGGGAATTTGAAATTATGAAGCAATTTGGAGAAACCCTCGGTCGTCATGATCGCTTTTCCCAGCAAAAACATATCATGCTAACTCTTTCCCATTTGGAAAGGGAGGAAGCAGATGCAATTGACAAGCAAGTAAGGTATGAAAAAATGGCCAAGAGTTTAGGATTCTTCTCAGGATTATTACTGATTATTTTATTAATTTAG
- a CDS encoding ABC transporter ATP-binding protein, producing the protein MIEIKKLIKQADNKIILRGIDLSIKQGETVAILGPNGAGKSTLLKVLATLIKPSSGLVKINGLDLKKDQIEVKKIFGYLPHSSLLYDHYSPLENLIFFGKLYGVKNIDKRAAELVKEVGLSFFINDPVKNFSRGMIQRIAIARAIIHEPKILLLDEPHTGLDQGAISILNNVILSMKEKGSTTLMVTHDFKQAAEICDRIIIIKNGKIADDFRINDKSLTQVSEKYQLQVEGVS; encoded by the coding sequence ATGATTGAAATTAAAAAGCTCATCAAGCAAGCTGACAATAAGATAATACTAAGGGGGATAGACCTTTCAATTAAACAAGGTGAAACGGTTGCTATTCTCGGCCCAAATGGTGCAGGTAAAAGTACCTTATTAAAAGTACTTGCAACCCTTATTAAACCATCATCGGGTTTGGTAAAGATTAACGGATTGGATTTAAAAAAAGATCAAATTGAAGTAAAAAAGATATTTGGTTATTTACCGCATTCCAGTTTACTCTATGATCACTATTCGCCGCTTGAAAATCTTATTTTCTTTGGAAAACTTTATGGCGTTAAAAATATTGATAAAAGAGCCGCTGAGCTTGTAAAAGAAGTAGGTTTATCCTTTTTCATCAATGACCCTGTAAAGAATTTCTCTCGTGGGATGATTCAGCGGATTGCGATTGCTCGAGCAATCATTCATGAACCGAAAATTTTGTTACTGGATGAACCTCATACAGGTTTAGACCAAGGTGCGATTTCTATTTTAAATAATGTTATTCTCTCAATGAAAGAAAAAGGGTCTACAACATTAATGGTTACACATGATTTTAAACAAGCAGCTGAAATTTGTGACCGCATAATTATCATTAAAAATGGAAAAATTGCTGATGATTTTAGAATAAATGATAAATCATTAACGCAAGTTTCCGAAAAATATCAGCTTCAAGTGGAGGGAGTATCATAA
- a CDS encoding SIMPL domain-containing protein (The SIMPL domain is named for its presence in mouse protein SIMPL (signalling molecule that associates with mouse pelle-like kinase). Bacterial member BP26, from Brucella, was shown to assemble into a channel-like structure, while YggE from E. coli has been associated with resistance to oxidative stress.), with protein MIVTGEGQIAVQPDTASVNLGVITEDKELIPAQQQNSITGTQLINALVSIGIEKNNIKTFDYRIESDYDYDQGKQIFRGYKVTHILQVNIDDLSTVGNVVDTAVQNGANYIANVQFTAKSKESYYNQALSMALKNAGEKAKTIANTINVSLFVTPVLVTEGGGTVQPFESQQTFVKGVSSTQLEPGQLVIKATVSAEYKYSPNY; from the coding sequence ATGATAGTGACTGGAGAGGGTCAAATTGCTGTTCAGCCTGACACAGCATCAGTGAATCTTGGAGTAATAACAGAGGATAAGGAATTGATTCCGGCACAGCAGCAGAATTCTATAACTGGAACACAATTAATCAATGCACTTGTATCCATTGGGATTGAAAAAAACAATATTAAGACGTTTGATTACCGGATAGAGTCAGATTACGATTATGATCAAGGGAAACAAATTTTTCGAGGATATAAAGTAACACATATTTTGCAGGTGAACATTGATGATTTATCAACTGTTGGCAATGTCGTAGATACAGCGGTTCAAAACGGGGCAAATTATATTGCGAATGTACAATTCACTGCAAAATCCAAAGAGTCCTATTATAACCAGGCATTATCAATGGCACTAAAAAATGCGGGTGAAAAGGCTAAAACAATTGCAAATACTATAAACGTATCATTATTCGTAACACCTGTCCTGGTTACTGAAGGCGGGGGGACAGTTCAGCCCTTCGAAAGCCAGCAAACTTTTGTAAAAGGAGTAAGTTCCACTCAACTAGAACCAGGGCAACTGGTGATAAAAGCAACTGTTTCTGCTGAATATAAATATAGTCCAAATTACTAA
- the spoIIIAE gene encoding stage III sporulation protein AE has translation MKQRLQFIPIIILLLFLFTSSNVQANTEGNETPSPLSPQELVDAQLKTMDLTELKQYWEDVQSKYGGFLPESQKGSLYDFVKGEKTFSFKEWGKGILKFLFHEFVVNGKLLGSLILLTIFSMFLQSMQNAFENSTISKVAYSIVYMVLVILVLNSFHVVIQYTNEAIGSMISFVLSLVPLLLALIASSGGMISAAFFHPVILFLMNISGLFMQYVILPLLFLATLLSIVSTMSDQYKVTQLAQLLRNWSIGLMGLFLTIFLGVISVQGASAAITDGIAIRTAKFVTGNFIPVIGRIFTDAADTVVSASGLLKNTVGIAGVAILLIIVAFPAIKILMIAFIYKLAAAILQPLGGGPVIKCLDIISKSVIYVFAALGIVSLMFFLSITVIIAAGNLTMMMR, from the coding sequence GTGAAGCAAAGGCTGCAGTTTATTCCTATTATCATTCTTTTACTTTTTTTATTTACTTCTTCAAATGTACAAGCTAACACAGAGGGAAATGAAACACCATCGCCTCTTTCACCACAGGAATTGGTTGATGCTCAACTTAAAACAATGGATTTAACCGAGCTTAAGCAATATTGGGAGGATGTTCAAAGTAAATACGGGGGATTTCTTCCTGAAAGCCAAAAAGGGAGTTTATATGATTTCGTGAAGGGAGAAAAAACATTCTCTTTTAAGGAATGGGGAAAAGGGATTTTAAAATTCTTATTTCACGAATTTGTAGTTAATGGAAAACTGCTCGGATCCCTAATTTTACTGACGATATTCAGTATGTTCCTGCAATCTATGCAAAATGCATTTGAAAACAGCACTATAAGTAAAGTGGCATATTCGATCGTCTATATGGTCCTTGTCATTCTTGTACTAAATAGCTTTCATGTGGTTATTCAGTACACGAATGAGGCAATTGGAAGTATGATCTCATTCGTACTGTCACTAGTTCCGCTCTTGTTGGCACTGATTGCCTCCTCTGGAGGAATGATTTCAGCAGCTTTCTTCCATCCGGTTATTTTGTTCCTAATGAATATAAGCGGTTTATTTATGCAGTATGTCATTCTTCCGCTTCTATTCTTAGCTACTTTGTTAAGTATTGTTAGTACAATGTCGGACCAATATAAAGTGACACAATTAGCCCAACTTTTGAGAAATTGGAGCATCGGACTAATGGGCCTCTTCTTGACGATTTTTCTTGGAGTTATTTCAGTTCAAGGGGCATCTGCAGCGATAACTGATGGCATAGCAATCAGAACTGCTAAATTTGTTACAGGAAATTTCATCCCAGTTATTGGCAGGATATTTACCGATGCAGCAGATACAGTGGTCAGTGCATCTGGATTATTAAAAAATACAGTCGGCATTGCCGGGGTGGCAATCCTGCTTATCATCGTGGCTTTTCCAGCAATTAAAATTTTGATGATTGCTTTTATCTATAAATTGGCTGCGGCCATTTTACAGCCTCTTGGAGGCGGACCAGTAATAAAATGCTTAGACATTATTAGTAAGAGTGTCATCTATGTCTTTGCAGCCCTCGGTATTGTCTCGCTCATGTTCTTTTTAAGCATTACAGTCATTATCGCCGCAGGAAATTTAACAATGATGATGAGATAG
- a CDS encoding cytochrome c biogenesis protein, which yields MSMNLEKEQAPLPTTEAAPTKSSLLTKILYGCMVVTFLAAIYTIFMYAEVEKTMGAVQKIFYMHVPSAWAAFLAFFVTFVFSILFLIKRKRIFDTYAYVSAEIGVVFTLIVLTTGPIWAKSSWNTWWAWEPRLTTTLILFFLFMAYLMVRQMDGPWDKKARLSAVFGIIGFADVPIVFFAIRWWQSKFHPIVFGDGPSQEGGGISDTMLVALLVSIAAFTFLYAYLLHKGVSFENMKIKVSQYKQKLRESLEN from the coding sequence ATGAGTATGAATCTCGAAAAAGAACAAGCGCCCCTTCCTACAACAGAAGCGGCACCGACAAAAAGTTCTTTGCTAACGAAAATATTGTATGGCTGCATGGTAGTTACCTTCTTAGCTGCAATATACACCATTTTCATGTATGCAGAGGTTGAAAAGACGATGGGAGCCGTACAAAAGATTTTTTATATGCATGTTCCATCAGCATGGGCAGCATTTTTAGCTTTCTTCGTTACCTTTGTTTTTAGTATTTTATTCTTAATTAAACGCAAGCGGATTTTTGACACCTATGCCTATGTGTCCGCTGAAATTGGTGTTGTATTTACACTGATTGTGTTAACAACCGGACCCATTTGGGCGAAGTCTTCATGGAATACGTGGTGGGCTTGGGAGCCGCGCTTAACAACAACACTAATCCTCTTCTTTCTTTTCATGGCCTATTTAATGGTTCGTCAAATGGATGGTCCTTGGGATAAAAAAGCTAGACTATCTGCAGTATTTGGAATCATTGGTTTTGCTGACGTTCCAATTGTATTCTTTGCAATTCGCTGGTGGCAATCAAAGTTCCACCCAATCGTGTTTGGTGACGGTCCTTCACAAGAGGGTGGAGGTATTTCAGATACAATGCTAGTTGCTCTTTTAGTTTCAATTGCTGCCTTTACATTCCTTTATGCTTACTTGCTTCATAAGGGAGTATCTTTTGAAAATATGAAAATAAAAGTTAGTCAATATAAACAAAAATTACGTGAGAGCTTAGAAAACTAG
- a CDS encoding TlpA disulfide reductase family protein yields MSRRVINLLVLFLLIGMFGFFGYSIASKGGDNTDVGDQAFNFELPNLDGTNTVLSDYKGEMVVMNFFATWCAPCVDEAPELELFAKDYGDQYKFIMINRGETKDRVKKFIEKYPTQAVYLFDASDKVSKKYNVTGQPETIIIDRQGVVREHHSGPVTSMQLYEMVKKHDK; encoded by the coding sequence ATGAGCAGACGGGTCATCAATTTACTCGTGTTGTTTCTATTGATTGGTATGTTTGGTTTTTTTGGATATAGTATTGCAAGTAAGGGCGGCGATAATACGGACGTTGGAGATCAGGCCTTTAATTTTGAACTGCCCAATTTAGATGGAACGAATACGGTACTCTCAGATTATAAAGGTGAAATGGTTGTCATGAACTTTTTTGCCACCTGGTGTGCACCTTGTGTGGATGAGGCACCGGAGCTTGAGCTTTTTGCAAAAGACTACGGCGATCAATACAAGTTCATCATGATTAACAGAGGTGAAACGAAGGACAGGGTCAAAAAATTTATCGAGAAATATCCAACACAAGCGGTTTATTTATTTGATGCAAGCGACAAGGTTTCTAAAAAGTATAATGTTACCGGTCAGCCGGAAACGATTATAATTGATAGACAAGGTGTAGTCAGAGAGCATCATAGCGGTCCAGTCACCTCTATGCAATTATATGAAATGGTAAAAAAGCACGATAAATAA
- a CDS encoding heme lyase CcmF/NrfE family subunit, with protein sequence MYLFANATIYVGLALAIYSLLIITLGISTKNQRLINSGKGGMVGILVCVSMAMLSLFYLLATSQFQYEYVTDYTSSELPVIYKLTALWAGNSGSLLLWTFFLVLYTAMIAFSRKMRGNPMVPYISAILLGNIVFFFLILGFVAKPFVLLDQVPMEGHGLNPMLQNPGMIIHPVTLYLGYVGLAIPFAFAMAALILKNVDDFWIKMTRRWTIIAWLFLSLGNIFGGQWAYVELGWGGYWAWDPVENASFMPWLTATAFLHSVMIQERKNMLKIWNISLIITSYALTLFGTFLVRSGVLTSVHAFANSNLGLYFLIFMGVAVIGALYVLMSRYNLLKRSAGEFNSYVSKESSFLINNLLLVGSAFAVFWGTVFPLVSEAINGTKVTVGIPFFNTVQAPILLSLMFLMAVCPLLAWQRSSFKNLKKNFLIPAILSVLAMALMVVLGIQKAWAVIGYGVIVLLLITHYLEFYRGVKARRKMKKEKVYLALYHLMIKNRRRYGGYIVHLGIACIALGIIGSQNYEVETMKTVNLGESIEVRDYRLNYERLDQKREGINDIVYAELTVFKNGKRIGTIQPEKVFYGNWDQPSSEVGLISTLKEDLYVVLSDWEEDGKATFIVRINPMIAWLWIGSFLLVIGSVFAVWNGKYNNVTPRYTGVRKEIS encoded by the coding sequence ATGTACTTATTTGCTAACGCAACAATCTATGTAGGCTTAGCGCTTGCGATTTATTCACTCCTGATTATCACATTGGGGATCAGCACAAAAAATCAAAGACTAATTAACAGTGGTAAAGGCGGAATGGTTGGAATCCTAGTCTGTGTCTCAATGGCTATGCTTTCCTTGTTTTACCTACTCGCCACCTCTCAATTTCAATATGAATATGTTACGGATTATACCAGCAGTGAGCTTCCTGTCATATATAAATTAACCGCATTATGGGCGGGGAATTCAGGCTCCTTATTGTTATGGACTTTCTTCTTAGTCCTTTACACTGCGATGATAGCTTTTTCTAGAAAAATGAGAGGAAACCCGATGGTTCCTTACATTTCAGCGATACTTTTAGGGAACATCGTATTCTTCTTTTTAATCCTTGGGTTTGTAGCCAAGCCATTTGTATTATTGGATCAAGTTCCGATGGAAGGTCACGGCTTAAATCCAATGCTTCAGAATCCTGGAATGATTATTCATCCAGTAACTCTTTACTTAGGTTATGTAGGACTTGCCATCCCATTCGCCTTTGCTATGGCAGCATTAATATTGAAAAATGTGGATGACTTCTGGATTAAAATGACAAGGCGATGGACGATTATTGCTTGGTTGTTTTTAAGTCTTGGGAATATTTTTGGCGGACAATGGGCGTATGTTGAACTGGGTTGGGGCGGCTACTGGGCATGGGATCCCGTAGAAAATGCCTCCTTTATGCCTTGGTTAACCGCCACTGCATTCTTGCATTCAGTTATGATTCAAGAACGGAAAAACATGTTAAAGATTTGGAATATCAGTTTGATTATTACTTCATATGCCTTAACATTATTTGGTACTTTCCTAGTACGAAGCGGTGTTCTTACATCGGTTCATGCATTTGCAAACTCAAATCTGGGTTTATATTTCCTAATCTTTATGGGTGTAGCGGTAATTGGTGCTCTTTATGTATTAATGAGCCGGTATAACTTGCTTAAACGAAGTGCAGGAGAATTTAATTCTTATGTTTCAAAGGAAAGCAGTTTCTTAATTAACAATCTATTATTGGTTGGATCTGCGTTTGCTGTATTTTGGGGAACAGTTTTCCCATTAGTATCAGAAGCAATCAATGGCACGAAAGTAACTGTTGGTATTCCTTTCTTCAATACCGTACAGGCACCTATCCTTTTGTCGTTGATGTTCTTAATGGCGGTGTGCCCGTTGCTTGCATGGCAGCGTTCATCCTTTAAAAATTTAAAGAAAAACTTCTTAATTCCTGCCATTCTTTCCGTACTTGCAATGGCATTAATGGTTGTTCTTGGTATCCAGAAGGCGTGGGCAGTAATTGGATACGGAGTGATTGTTCTATTACTTATTACACACTATTTAGAGTTCTATCGAGGGGTAAAAGCTAGACGGAAAATGAAGAAAGAAAAAGTTTATCTTGCTCTTTATCATTTAATGATTAAAAATCGTCGTCGATATGGTGGATACATCGTCCATTTGGGTATTGCTTGTATTGCCTTAGGAATTATTGGTTCACAAAACTATGAAGTAGAAACAATGAAAACAGTTAACTTAGGAGAATCGATTGAGGTAAGAGATTATCGGCTTAATTACGAACGTCTCGATCAAAAACGTGAAGGAATCAATGACATCGTCTATGCGGAATTAACAGTTTTCAAGAATGGAAAGAGAATCGGTACCATCCAGCCTGAAAAAGTATTTTACGGCAACTGGGATCAACCTTCTTCAGAAGTAGGGTTAATTTCAACCTTAAAAGAAGATTTATACGTTGTCTTAAGTGATTGGGAAGAAGATGGCAAAGCAACCTTTATTGTAAGAATAAATCCGATGATTGCATGGCTGTGGATTGGTTCCTTCTTACTTGTAATCGGATCTGTGTTTGCAGTCTGGAATGGAAAATATAACAATGTGACTCCAAGATACACAGGAGTGCGCAAAGAAATTTCTTAA
- the spoIIIAC gene encoding stage III sporulation protein AC, with the protein MGLEVDIIFKIAGVGIVVAFLHTVLDQVGKKEYAQWVTLFGFIYILFQVASIVDDLFQKIKSVFLFQ; encoded by the coding sequence ATGGGGTTAGAAGTCGATATCATTTTTAAAATAGCTGGAGTGGGAATCGTTGTCGCATTTTTGCATACCGTTCTAGATCAAGTCGGAAAAAAGGAATATGCCCAATGGGTTACACTATTCGGTTTTATCTATATCCTGTTTCAGGTTGCTTCAATTGTGGATGACCTCTTCCAGAAAATAAAATCAGTCTTTTTATTTCAATAG